One Candidatus Nitrososphaera evergladensis SR1 genomic window, ACTAACGATTACTCCTTTGACAGATAGTTTCACGGAAGACGTTGTACGTAATGCTTCAGAAATTGTCATAGACACAAAATTCTGGTCACATTGGGCACAAGGGTCACTATGTGGATTAGATTCTTCTGCCATAGTCGAGTGTGAAGGTCTTTCGCCGGCGATAATCAACCTCGTGTTGAATCTCTTTAGCCGTGTAATTTCGCCTTTAAATCTATCCGCTATCTCAACTGGCAACAACTTGACGGCTTCGATAAACGTGAGTGAATCAATCGGGAACCTACTATCACGAGATATCCCTTCATTCTCTAATGCAGACTTTAGCTCAATTGGCATAGTCGCAAGGAATTGATCAAGTTCTTCTCTTGTTGTCATTTTTCAATTCACCTTTACGGCGTGGAGCATTGCAGTACGGAAGAGTATGCGAATATGCTCGACTGAAGCGTACCAAATATTGTAGAGGTTACAACGTTCTTCTATCAATTGGTGAATCTTTTGCAATGACGTACCATAGGCGACAGAGATTGGTGTCTCACAACCATCTGTGCTGTAAATGGTAATCACTTCACCGTTAATGCCAATGTGGTCAATGCGTCTTTCAGCGTCAAAATGAGATACCATCATTTTGCAATCACCGAGATTAGCACCATATTCAGGATCACAGACAACGAAAATGTCAGTGGTAGAACATAATTCGTTATAAGATTAATATAAGAGATCTTCGATCTATACACTGTTCACCACCTTTGAATCTGGTAGGTTAACATCTGATTGCGGAGCTGCAAACTCTGCGATCTTATTTCTTTCCACGTTAACTTTTGACCAGCAAGAAGGACACGAAGTATTTTGCCTCAATGACCTTGTATTCCAAGTCCAAGAACACTTTGGACATTTTATCGGTATTTGATTACCTAACATTTTACAAGTAGTAGTAGCACTAACAGATATATAAACTTTTAATCTATCTATAGCTTTCGCTACAATTTAGTATAATACTGTACCACTAATAAACTTACCGATTCAGCGTTGGACGGTAACACGTGTTAGAAATGCCATTTTTGATTTTTCAAAAGTTTTAACTACACTATGAAAAGTGAAAAAGATCATGTGTTACCGTGTTGATTTTTGTCAAAGTCTGCAGAAATTCGTGCTCAAAAATGGTGGTAACAGCAGTAGCGGCAGTAACACGTGCCACAATGCTGTATACTATACATAATGTAATCATTCTTTACCTAATACCAGACGTTATAGGACATGTTACAAGTGTTACCGTGTTACCAAACTAGTTATCTCTGATACTACATGCCTCTGAATAACACATTCGTCAATTATCGCACCAAGTGAAAGGGTCTTGACCTTGGCACATTAGTGTAGTCCAATGGATACAAGAGACAACAATATTGTTACACTATTAATAGTGTAAAACACCGGTGTAATCCATTAGAAATAGGTCAATACCGGTGTAAAAATATGTAAACGTTATGTAAAAGTAAAAGAAAGATCCCGAAAAACCACCAATTTCAACCATTCTGTCTCATGCGATCAAACCTACAATTTTCGTTTGCTTTTATTTCTTTGTACATATTTGCAGATCTAAAAATCATTTTTCCAATGGATTATTAGTGTTTATTGTTAGTATTTTACACTATTAATAGTGTGTTTTACCGGTCACACCGGTGTGCCTCCAATGTATCCAGTAGAAATAATAGTGTTGCAATATTATTCACCAAAAACCGACCATGCTACTGTAATAACTATTCCAAATCTTAGTCTTTTTTGTTAGTTTTGGTTAAACATTTAAATAATAGTGTAAATAATAATATGATATCGTATATAATAATTTGACAGAAGAAAATTTGACGGATAATTTAACAAAAGAAAGTTTACCTCAAAGCACAGAACAAGTTAATACAGCACAAAGTGGCAAAGAAGAAACGACTTCGTTCATACCACAAATCGATTCCCAAACTCAGCGCATGATAATCGAGCGTGGCGTGGACTTTTTGGAGAAGATGGCAGGTGTTCAACCAAAAAAGCCGGAGCAAAAGCAGTTTGGCGTTTACTTCAGTCCAGAAGAGATCCAGCTTCTTGAAATATACGCTAGGGAGTTATTCAATGACGGTTATATCAGTCGCAACTCGATTGGATCACTTTGTAGATTCTGCACTATTGCCTTTCTAAAGAACTCGCAAAACCAAGCATTGGAAAATGTTCGTGCAAGACAAGCGGCGCAAACAAAAGAAAGTGGTCAACAATGACAGTCTACATTATAGACGCTGATAATATCGACTTTGAAGGGATTAACAAGTTCAAAAAAATGGGTTTGATAACTAATGGAGAACCTATCCTTCGTAGCATTGTACTTGAGCAGACAATCCAGAACAAAGACTGGCCAGTGTTCAGGATAGACACACCTTATGGGAAGTTCAAGGAAATCTTTGAAAAATTCTTACCTGAATTAATGACGGTTGTATCTGGCAATGCTGACTCGAAAACATTAAGCGATAACGCTGGAGTTGACACTGAAGTTGACACAGAAACCAAGAAAAAAGAAGTTGATAAGGTCAAAGTTGAAAATGCTGATCCTGAGATACCTCAATATCTTCAGACTATGCAACAAGTTGTTAACACTGTCGGAGTACCAATCCTTGAAAAGTTTGGTGGTGGATTAGCGCAAAAGGTGAATTAGAAAAAATGGACACAATAAAAGATAACGTGAATTGCACTGTCTACCTCAACCACCACTTTGCCAAAACGATTGACACATACTTAGATTCATTCAAGTCGCTCCGCTTTGACGTAAAACAGACGAGGGCGAGTGCAATCAAACACATGGCAGCCTCCTATTCTTCAATATTCAATCTGGACAATATGGCATTGCTCAAAAAGTATGATGAGCTCCAGAGAACAACCGCCATTGGCAAGTCCTCCAAAGATCTCTACTCAGAGTTAAAACAAGAAGCGAACAATGCAGTAAAGGAAAAGCTCACCAACGCAATCAACAATTTGAGTCAACGAGCGGGGAAGTTTGCAACGTTTGAAGCTCTCGACTCTTTGAGAAACAGGCGATAGAAATGAACAAGTTAACTATACCGCCAATCATGGAGAGAGAAGAAGCATTAGAAAGAGTTGCGCTATTCCTCATAGCAAAAGAGGTATCGGTACTTCGTAAATGGTTAGGGGAATAAGAATGGGCAGACCAAGGAAGAAGAAGCAAGAAAAGAGAACATTCAGCCGAACAGAATGGGAAAGGATCCGCAGAGAAATGCCTTCATTCAATGAACAAGAGTTAAAAGAATTCTTTGACTTTCCCCGGATAGTAGCTGATCCAAAAATGGATTCTGGGTATCTTTAGCAAGGTGGGCAGATTGGGAGACATAAACAGTTTCAATGTTGACGACATTCCACTTTCAAAGAAGTCTAGTAATGTGGTAGCAGGTGACATTAATGTTGGAAAGAAGTCTCCAGCGGAGTTAGAGCAAGTTCATATCGAAGAGGATTTACAGACACAATTAGCAGTAACTGATTCAATCTTTTCATTACAATCATTAGACGATAAAACCCAGAGAGAGTTAGCGGAGTTTGCCGGGTATTACTATGAACGTGGAAGGATAACCCAACCAACTATACAGGCGTTAATCCAATACCACTTTGACAAAATAATGGACAGTATAAGATCAGAGTACGAGAGCCATATTTTCAATAAGCAATTGGAAGAAGCAATGATGCGATCAATGGGCATAAAACCTGAAGATATAGACAAATTCAAATTTTAACAACTTTTATCTTCCTTAGTATGATACTGTACCTCTTTTTTCCTGCTTTTTTGTGATTTTTCCTATAAACTTAAATACTTAAGTTAGTATATTTTACATTGCCCACAACACTACTGTTTGAACGACACTTTGGAACATGCAGGAGGTGAGAGGAGTCATTACCCTCTCACCTCATACTTATCTCAAATTTGGTAAGATTAGTTCTGTAGCTTCTTCTCTAACTCTTTAAGTCCAATAATAGACTCAACTCTAATTAACAACAATCCAATATACCGCATTAATGGCGCTTCTCACAGCTTCTGAACTAGCTTGGTTGAAAGGTGAAAAACAAGTTTCTAAAGGCTATGAACATAAAATGAAAAGTGTAGTCAAGAAGAAGCTGCATACTTTCCTAGCTGAGGAATATGCCCTAATTGTAAGAAAGTGCTACGGACGGAATTTGAACGAATTACCAGATATGGTAAGAAATTTGCCTTTCGAGTCGCAGATCCCGGGTTCAAATCCCGGCCGGAGCACTTTCTCATGTTTTCACACATATATTGCATCGAACCAGAAAGAGCAGATACAGAATTACCGCAGCAGCATAAAGACATAACAAATAGAGAGTGGTCAGGAGAGCATATTATTTTGGTCTGGTAGCTCTGTTACAGACAAAAGGGATACAAACAAGCCGCTCCCCCTGACCAAGGGGAAGGATGCTTGCATTTCTTTTATAACTTGTGTAATGAGTGCCTAGAGATTGCCTCTTTCCAAAAGCTCCTTGACCAACGGTCCTGTCCCCGGAACGATGCAACTTGTGGAGACAGGACCATGTGCGAGTCGTTATATCTGCTATTTGATGTGCATCACCGCGGTATAAAAAACTCGATTAACTTGGTTATCGCGGCGGTTCCCAGACAATCGCCAGTCGACGTGTATGTTTCAAAAGGCCACTACTAAAAGTCAGAGTTTCTAATGGCAGGAAGGCAAAGTGAAAAAATACGATTTCACTCATTTTACATCTTTCAAACTGTGAATAAAATAACAAGGGGGACTGACGCTGGAACGGGACAAGGTTCCAGCATGAGCCACAACAACGATCAAGCGTACACGAGAGGTAACGGTTCCTTTTTCAGCCCCTGCCTTTTCCAGGGATCGAGAGATTAAATGACTTTCTATGATTCTCTGGCCGCCTCTCCCTCCCCTTGGGGTGCCAGCTAGAATATAATGTTCAACTTGCTTGGCAATGTGATGGCATGTCGAAACATGTGTGAAAGGTTAAGAGACACTACTCGCACCTTTTACCCTTCGCCGTATGAAGCAGGCTACAAATATTGCCAGAGGTGCGCGCTCTTCATAAAGTTTCAGGGCATTGCGTGCCCTTGTTGCCACAAACGATTAAGGGTCAGGGCTCGTGAAAGTGTCAGGAAAAAAGAGCACGTCCGGTTTTGAATAGTCAAGCGAAGAAAACCGTCACGGAACATGATGATGCAACACACGCCCAACTGGGCATTTATTTTGATTTGGGCAGGCAGTGCTTGCAAAAAAACTGAATGGCTGTGCTGCCCCACAGGTCAAACATGGCTTCGCTTGTCGCAGGTCTAGAACATTCTGAGCAGTACTTTGGAAATGCATTCTTTTCTTCTTCCTCGTCGTCAATTGATCTGATTTCGTATGGCATCAGCATGAGAAGTAAACGGGCTGCATATTATAAAAGCGACAGGAGTACAGTGCGCTATCTTTTCACTGACAGCAAAAAAATTATTGCGATGTACCCTTGACATTTTTATTTTATGAATTCAAACTTCTCCTTAAGAAGGTAAGGTCCCACACAACTTATCTTCGCCCCACACAGATGCAGATGACGGGGTCAGGAACGGGCTAGCTCTCGCAGGCAAGGGCCTTGAAAAGCGGCAGTTCCCCCTGATCTCCCGATTCTCTCTTGGATACTTGTTGTTTTACTTTTCAATGAGTTTCGGATGCATATATAACAGGCTGGCAAAAAATATTAGAAATTGTCCAAGTCGACTCTTGTCGTGTCCTTGCTGCATAACTTCATTGAAGCGGCGACGGATTTATCCTACTAGTCGAAAAAAATAGCACGCGGAACAAGCCTTGTCTGCATCTGTCGCATTTATTTATCCACAGACAATGGCAGCAGCAAAAACATTCCTGCTGGAACCCAAGCATACAGAACAGGAAGATTGTTTGAAGGCATATTGGATGAAATAGCAGCGGCATCTAACCCGAAATTGCTGGATGGGGTGTTCAGCAGGAGAGCACACAGGATGGGCAACAGTCGAGGCCCGGGAGGAATCAGAAGCAAGAAACTTACTTACTTGCACTCTCTCTCCACATTCTACTAAAAGAATAGAAAAGCAGAATGGAGAAGGTTTTCTGCAAGCATCACCCATATTCTGTATGTTATTGACATATTCGTATCGATGTAGTGATAAATTAATATGGTCAACTAATCGAATCACCCTCAAGGAAAGAGCTAGTTCTTGGGCAGGAGAAACATAGAGGCCAACCCACTGACAGACCTTTGTGGCGACTACCTCGTTCGAATCGAAGACGCGCTCAAGCGCGAGCTCGACTCTTATTCATGGTCTGAATTTCATGCGCCACTGCGCTATGCCTGCGATGGAGGCAAGCGCATCAGGCCGCTAATCCTGGTTTTATCGGCAGAGGCGATAAAGGGCAAAAAGGCAAACGGCGACGCGTACCTTGCCGCTTCGGCCATCGAACTTTTGCACACAGAATCGATCATCCACGACGACATAATTGACGAGGAGCATACCCGCAGGGGCAAGCCGTCGTTCCACGTAAAATACGGATACAACAGCAGCATCCTTACCGCAGATTTCGTTCTCGGCGTCATACTTTTCATAGGCTCTAAATTAAAGAATCCCAGGGTGCTTAACGAGCTGTCAAACGCTGCAACGCGCATGAGCGAAGGCGAGATGATGGAGATAAGGCTGAACAAGGCGCCGGCAATAACCGAGGACGACTACATCAAGGTGCTTGACTACAAGACGGCGTCATTGTTCGAGACATCGGCCAAGATAGGCGCAATACTGGGCGAGGGCACCGAGGAGCAGATCCACGCGATGACGACCTTTGGCCACATGCTAGGCATTGCCTACCAGATCCACGACGACCTCATCGACTGGAACGACGAGGACAAGCTGTTCAACATGCTGGTCAAGCAGAACGACAGGTCCAAGGACTTTATCGACAGGATGGAAAAATTATACCAGTCGTACGCTGCAAAGGCCAAGGACGAACTGCTAAAGGTGGCGCCGGCAAACAACGAGGTTATTCGCCATCTAGAGTTGATGACCGACCTGGCATCAGTGCAGATCTAGTATTTTTATGCCCGCGCAGAAGCTCGCAATATGCTGCACGCACACCATACTATCATGGTACTTAAGTTTCGGGGTTGCTGCAGCAGTATTATTAGTAGCGCAATAACCACCGCCAAGGCTGCTGTGCGTATGCAACCCTTAATGCAGCGGGCCAGCGTGGGCGCCAGAGATAAAGCTGAGGTCAGGCACCGCCTTTGACGCAAAGTCAATGAGGGGCGCGTGCCAGATGCCAAAGCCGACCATGAACACCACCGCAAACACCAGCACTGCAATCATAGCCCGGGGTTCTTTTACCCTCTTCATGTCTGGAGCGTCTTCCATGTACATCTTTCTCATTATCCAGGCATAGTAGCCAAGCGAGAGCGCGCTGTTGAGGACGCCGGCGATTGCAAGCCACGGCCCCCAGTCTACCACGGGGCCCGCGTTTATAGCTGCGCCAAAGATCATCAGCTTGCTCCAGAACCCGTTGAGCGGAGGGACGCCTGCAAGGGCAAGCAGCGCTATTGAAAACGTTGCAGCCGTTATTGGCATGCGCCTTCCAAGGCCGCGGTACTTTTCAAGGCTATAGCTGGCAAGCGTTATCGCCACCGCGGCGACTGCAATGAAGCCTGCCGACTTCATGACGGCGTGGTTTATGATGTGGAAAAGCGAGCCGGAAAGCGCCTGGTCAGAGTATGGCGCAAGCGCAATGCCTATCATGATGTAGCCTGCCTGTGCTATGGACGAGTAGGCAAGCATCCTTGGAACGCTCCTCTGCATTATGGCGCCAAGGTTTCCAATCGTCATAGTAAACACTGCGAGTATCGCAAGGGTGAGCGTCCAGTCGGCGTTGAGCGCAAACATGCCCAAGACGATAACGCGGAGAGCCGCTGCAAAGCCGGCCTTCTTGGTTCCCGATGCTAGCAGGCCGCCGATGGTTGCAGGCGAGCCCTCGTACGCGTCTGGGAGCCACATGTGGAACGGGACGAGGCCCATCTTGAATCCAAAGCCGGCGATGAATAGCGCGATTGCAAGCAGGCCTACAGGCATCATCGACGGGTCGAGGTTTGTCAGCGCTTTTACAGAGTCGCCGATGTTTGTGGTGCCGGTCATGCCGTAGACGAGGCCTATTGCAAAGACAATGAGCGCCGACGACAGGGCGCCAAACATGAAATACTTTATTGCAGC contains:
- a CDS encoding polyprenyl synthetase family protein, translated to MGRRNIEANPLTDLCGDYLVRIEDALKRELDSYSWSEFHAPLRYACDGGKRIRPLILVLSAEAIKGKKANGDAYLAASAIELLHTESIIHDDIIDEEHTRRGKPSFHVKYGYNSSILTADFVLGVILFIGSKLKNPRVLNELSNAATRMSEGEMMEIRLNKAPAITEDDYIKVLDYKTASLFETSAKIGAILGEGTEEQIHAMTTFGHMLGIAYQIHDDLIDWNDEDKLFNMLVKQNDRSKDFIDRMEKLYQSYAAKAKDELLKVAPANNEVIRHLELMTDLASVQI
- a CDS encoding NADH-quinone oxidoreductase subunit N — translated: MVELTSTPILVTVILGVVGLAIPAIDAGRREKGIDRNKVYSAIAFGALAVAMGIVIFNVFSGEVMPAVAFGTDVLTDDLFGSFFAVALLLVSLMMTASSWNYWKGRSNPAAYYSLILLSSIGMVLIAYSTDLVMLLVAWELMSLPTYALAGFQKRDPVSNEAAIKYFMFGALSSALIVFAIGLVYGMTGTTNIGDSVKALTNLDPSMMPVGLLAIALFIAGFGFKMGLVPFHMWLPDAYEGSPATIGGLLASGTKKAGFAAALRVIVLGMFALNADWTLTLAILAVFTMTIGNLGAIMQRSVPRMLAYSSIAQAGYIMIGIALAPYSDQALSGSLFHIINHAVMKSAGFIAVAAVAITLASYSLEKYRGLGRRMPITAATFSIALLALAGVPPLNGFWSKLMIFGAAINAGPVVDWGPWLAIAGVLNSALSLGYYAWIMRKMYMEDAPDMKRVKEPRAMIAVLVFAVVFMVGFGIWHAPLIDFASKAVPDLSFISGAHAGPLH